Proteins from a single region of Allocatelliglobosispora scoriae:
- a CDS encoding LysR family transcriptional regulator — protein MELRDIEIFLALAEELHVGRTADRLQLSAEQVRLSIAEQERRVGASLFEPANGRDDPRVALTPIGRHLYADLDAGYRRIQDGFATAAASARGHTGTLALGITSTLGQELAPITRLFRARHPGCELQIREVHHSDPFGPLRAGDVDIQLSPLPVDEPDIICLPVDESPERGWGLAWRATGETSVHRAFAQAALDARAERG, from the coding sequence GTGGAACTACGCGACATCGAGATCTTCCTCGCGCTCGCCGAGGAGCTGCACGTCGGCCGTACGGCCGATCGGCTGCAGCTCTCGGCGGAACAGGTCCGCCTCTCCATCGCCGAGCAGGAACGGCGCGTCGGCGCGTCGCTCTTCGAGCCGGCCAACGGCCGCGACGACCCGCGCGTCGCGCTGACCCCGATCGGCCGGCACCTCTACGCCGATCTCGACGCGGGCTACCGGCGCATCCAGGACGGCTTCGCCACCGCCGCGGCGAGCGCGCGCGGGCACACCGGCACCCTGGCGCTCGGCATCACCAGCACCCTGGGCCAAGAGCTCGCGCCGATCACCCGGCTCTTCCGCGCCCGGCACCCCGGCTGCGAGCTGCAGATCCGCGAGGTGCACCACAGCGACCCCTTCGGACCGCTGCGCGCCGGTGACGTCGACATCCAGCTCAGCCCGCTGCCGGTCGACGAGCCCGACATCATCTGCCTGCCGGTCGACGAGTCGCCGGAGCGGGGCTGGGGCCTCGCCTGGCGGGCGACCGGCGAGACGAGCGTGCACCGGGCCTTCGCCCAGGCCGCGCTCGACGCCCGGGCCGAACGGGGCTGA
- a CDS encoding SGNH/GDSL hydrolase family protein — MFQRYVAIGDSTSEGLDDPDGRGGFRGWADRFAAHVARAQRDSGPEGGLEYANLAIRGKVTAEIHDEQLPVALDLRPDLATVVSGTNDVLRRSFDAAAVGEHVFAMQHALVSQGATVLTFTMPDPGPVMPMAKPLRPRFAALNEALREASARSGAILLDLGVHPVASDPRLWSEDRLHANSDGHARIALGLAHAAGLPGFDDSWTRPLPGTPDRSALAAARAEVLWLRRYLLPWIGRHLRGRSSGDGITAKRPLPTPVENADGSE, encoded by the coding sequence ATGTTCCAGCGGTACGTGGCGATCGGCGACAGCACCAGTGAGGGTCTCGACGACCCCGACGGCCGTGGTGGCTTCCGCGGCTGGGCGGACAGGTTCGCCGCCCACGTGGCGCGGGCCCAGCGCGACAGCGGCCCCGAAGGTGGCCTGGAATATGCCAACCTCGCGATCCGGGGGAAGGTGACCGCGGAGATCCACGACGAGCAGCTCCCGGTCGCGCTCGACCTGCGGCCCGACCTCGCCACCGTCGTCTCCGGCACCAACGACGTGCTGCGCCGCTCCTTCGACGCGGCGGCCGTCGGCGAGCACGTCTTCGCCATGCAGCACGCCCTGGTCAGCCAGGGTGCGACCGTGCTCACCTTCACGATGCCCGACCCCGGACCGGTGATGCCGATGGCGAAGCCGCTGCGGCCCCGGTTCGCCGCGCTCAACGAGGCGTTGCGCGAGGCCAGCGCCCGCAGCGGGGCGATCCTGCTGGATCTCGGGGTCCACCCGGTCGCCTCCGATCCGCGCCTGTGGAGCGAGGACCGCCTGCACGCCAACTCCGACGGGCACGCCCGGATCGCGCTCGGCCTCGCCCACGCCGCCGGCCTGCCCGGATTCGACGATTCGTGGACCCGGCCCCTGCCCGGCACGCCCGACCGGAGCGCGCTCGCCGCCGCCCGCGCCGAGGTGCTGTGGCTGCGCCGCTACCTGCTGCCGTGGATCGGCCGCCACCTGCGCGGCCGGTCCTCCGGCGACGGGATCACCGCGAAACGTCCACTGCCGACCCCGGTCGAGAACGCCGACGGTTCCGAGTAG
- a CDS encoding phosphotransferase: protein MSESHLAHLDAIGVITERTIRDSDKSYVVSGTFRGRAVVAKVLTSEDPHWIERQAWERGLYASLGEHPPPVRLPKLLHETDRCLVLERLPGTVLAPGRYPSGLDPIGVWRVLDALAQLHSWSAGTALGPAELPTASLIDRQAASGQLRPRDRELVEQLLDGATAVRPEHGDPLASNILISPGSVGLIDLEHTGLRLPGVDWAVIRLLWAPGNPWVAPLIEDRVRQEGIDRSYAVHLMLLACREWRVHLRDGRVPESMRSTLTANINLARRAVSLA from the coding sequence GTGAGCGAATCGCATCTCGCACACCTCGACGCGATCGGTGTGATCACCGAGCGAACGATCCGGGACAGCGACAAGTCCTATGTGGTGAGCGGGACCTTCCGTGGCCGGGCCGTGGTGGCGAAGGTCCTGACCAGCGAAGATCCGCACTGGATCGAGCGGCAGGCCTGGGAGCGAGGACTCTACGCCTCGCTCGGCGAGCATCCGCCCCCGGTCCGCCTGCCGAAGCTGCTCCACGAGACCGATCGATGCCTGGTGCTGGAGCGGCTGCCCGGGACGGTCCTGGCGCCGGGGCGCTACCCGTCGGGGCTGGATCCGATCGGCGTCTGGCGGGTCCTCGACGCTCTCGCCCAGCTGCACTCGTGGTCGGCGGGCACGGCGCTCGGCCCGGCGGAGCTGCCCACCGCGTCCCTCATCGACCGCCAGGCGGCCTCCGGTCAGCTCCGCCCCCGGGACCGGGAGCTCGTCGAGCAGCTCCTCGACGGGGCCACCGCGGTCCGGCCGGAGCACGGCGACCCGCTCGCCTCCAACATCCTGATCTCGCCCGGCTCGGTCGGCCTGATCGACCTGGAGCACACCGGGCTGCGGCTGCCCGGCGTGGACTGGGCCGTGATCCGCCTGCTCTGGGCACCCGGCAACCCGTGGGTGGCACCCCTGATCGAGGACCGGGTACGCCAGGAGGGCATCGACCGGTCCTACGCCGTGCACCTGATGCTGCTCGCGTGCCGGGAGTGGCGGGTGCACCTGCGCGACGGCCGGGTCCCGGAGTCCATGCGGTCGACCCTGACCGCCAATATCAACCTCGCTCGGCGGGCCGTTAGCCTTGCCTGA
- a CDS encoding sensor histidine kinase, with the protein MLPVVVALIGVGALGLVQTAEALNSATDAQRSRQIAQALSATVKLGHQLEQEVAETADLLLRGGTAGQQLLIAQRIRTEEAMARFREATAAAALASPAVRELLDEAEEELDNLSTTRYRALHPDVPPGGVPVTSDRAGSPEDSSPEAAYDELTHTLVAVAEAYAVQPVDPRLAASARVVSVLTGAEHRAAEQRGLLREVFTRGRFEPGELAQLGMLRGAEQERLAELDRIATPVMRSRYAAVVSGVDVENARSMIEKALQADSRSDALKVDSDAWYIAQTNALRRLYLFELEAIGVLEEEATFQAAVAQTQAVVSGISTAAIMALTFYAALSLAVRTSRRLRNLRQAALAVANTELPGAIAAVTEAPSPDTVRAVIAASTERSAASLPVDADEIGEVSAAIGALHRQALRLASDQALQRLDIAGVFVALSRRGQTLVNRQLALIDEFELVETDPETLSRLFRLDHLAARMRRNEENLLVLAGGEPGRTFPYPELLSDVVLAAAAEIEDYARIDATAVPELWVSAHCVGDLVHLIAELVENATLFSPPTSRVQVSTHRAPEELTISVFDRGIGIPAGQLAQINERLAHPSRLTSELASRMGLLVVARLAERLQVGVELHSAPGQGTMALVRLPARLLATAEGVAARRNAEAAARAASAPVAASVAPKIVARGHARPVGNGNGNDLPVRDPGDALAPALIDDPAQTVVPATIDPELIRARLTSLATGMAAHRQAAPPTRP; encoded by the coding sequence TTGCTTCCGGTCGTCGTCGCACTCATCGGTGTGGGCGCGCTCGGCCTGGTCCAGACCGCCGAGGCGCTCAACTCCGCCACCGACGCCCAGCGGTCCCGGCAGATCGCGCAGGCCCTCAGCGCGACCGTCAAGCTCGGCCACCAGCTCGAGCAGGAGGTCGCCGAGACGGCGGACCTGCTCCTGCGCGGCGGCACGGCCGGTCAGCAGCTCCTGATCGCCCAGCGGATCCGCACCGAGGAGGCGATGGCCCGGTTCCGCGAGGCGACCGCCGCCGCGGCGCTCGCCTCACCCGCCGTCCGGGAGCTGCTCGACGAGGCCGAGGAGGAGCTCGACAACCTCTCCACCACGCGCTACCGGGCGCTGCACCCCGATGTGCCCCCGGGCGGGGTGCCCGTCACCTCCGACCGGGCCGGATCACCCGAGGACTCCTCGCCCGAGGCCGCGTACGACGAGCTCACCCACACCCTCGTCGCCGTGGCCGAGGCATACGCCGTGCAGCCCGTCGACCCGCGCCTCGCCGCGAGCGCCCGGGTCGTCTCCGTGCTCACCGGCGCCGAGCACCGCGCCGCCGAGCAGCGCGGACTGCTGCGCGAGGTCTTCACCCGGGGCAGGTTCGAGCCGGGCGAGCTCGCCCAGCTCGGCATGCTGCGCGGGGCCGAGCAGGAGCGCCTCGCCGAGCTCGACCGGATCGCCACCCCGGTGATGCGGTCCCGCTACGCCGCGGTCGTCTCCGGGGTCGACGTCGAGAACGCCCGCTCGATGATCGAGAAGGCGCTGCAGGCGGACAGCCGCAGCGACGCGCTCAAGGTCGACTCCGACGCCTGGTACATCGCGCAGACCAACGCCCTGCGCCGCCTCTACCTCTTCGAGCTCGAGGCGATCGGGGTGCTGGAGGAGGAGGCGACCTTCCAGGCGGCCGTCGCGCAGACCCAGGCGGTCGTCTCCGGCATCAGCACCGCCGCCATCATGGCGCTCACCTTCTACGCCGCGCTGTCGCTCGCCGTGCGTACCAGTCGGCGGTTGCGCAACCTGCGCCAGGCGGCGCTGGCGGTGGCCAACACGGAGCTGCCCGGCGCCATCGCGGCCGTGACCGAGGCACCGAGCCCGGACACCGTGCGGGCCGTCATCGCGGCCTCCACCGAGCGCTCCGCCGCGTCACTGCCCGTCGACGCCGACGAGATCGGCGAGGTCTCCGCCGCGATCGGTGCGCTGCACCGCCAGGCGCTGCGCCTCGCCTCCGACCAGGCACTGCAGCGCCTCGACATCGCCGGCGTCTTCGTCGCGCTGTCGCGGCGCGGGCAGACCCTGGTCAACCGGCAGCTCGCCCTGATCGACGAGTTCGAGCTGGTCGAGACCGACCCGGAGACGCTGTCGCGGCTGTTCCGCCTCGACCACCTCGCCGCCCGGATGCGGCGCAACGAGGAGAACCTGCTGGTCCTCGCCGGTGGCGAGCCCGGCCGGACCTTCCCCTATCCGGAGCTGCTCAGCGACGTCGTGCTCGCCGCCGCCGCCGAGATCGAGGACTACGCCCGGATCGACGCCACGGCCGTGCCCGAGCTGTGGGTCTCCGCCCACTGCGTCGGCGACCTCGTCCACCTCATCGCCGAGCTCGTCGAGAACGCCACCCTCTTCTCGCCGCCGACGAGCCGGGTCCAGGTCTCGACCCACCGGGCACCGGAGGAGCTGACGATCAGCGTCTTCGACCGGGGCATCGGGATCCCGGCCGGGCAGCTGGCGCAGATCAACGAACGCCTCGCCCACCCGTCCCGGCTCACCAGCGAGCTCGCCAGCCGGATGGGTCTGCTCGTCGTCGCCCGGCTCGCCGAGCGGCTGCAGGTCGGCGTCGAGCTGCACAGCGCACCCGGCCAGGGCACGATGGCCCTGGTCCGGCTGCCCGCGCGGCTGCTCGCCACAGCCGAGGGGGTCGCCGCCCGGCGGAACGCGGAGGCGGCCGCCCGGGCCGCCAGCGCGCCCGTCGCCGCCTCGGTCGCACCGAAGATCGTTGCCCGGGGCCATGCCCGGCCTGTCGGCAACGGCAACGGCAACGATCTGCCCGTCCGCGATCCGGGCGACGCCCTCGCCCCGGCGCTGATCGACGACCCGGCGCAGACCGTCGTCCCGGCGACGATCGACCCGGAACTCATCCGCGCCCGCCTCACCAGCCTGGCCACGGGTATGGCAGCCCACCGCCAGGCCGCTCCGCCCACCCGTCCCTAG
- a CDS encoding roadblock/LC7 domain-containing protein, with protein MPDLSAPTEPESLDWLLTSFAKRVPDVTYALAVSVDGLALAATAGLPQDQSDHLSAITSGLASLTVGAARCLTTGRVRQTIIDMDGGVLLVMAVGDRAQLAVLASPGCDLGQTGYETALLAQRVAVALDPDARVPGQL; from the coding sequence ATGCCCGACCTGTCCGCCCCCACCGAACCCGAGAGCCTCGACTGGCTGCTCACCTCCTTCGCCAAGCGCGTTCCGGACGTGACCTACGCCCTCGCCGTCTCGGTCGACGGCCTCGCGCTCGCCGCCACCGCCGGCCTGCCGCAGGACCAGTCCGACCACCTCTCGGCCATCACCAGCGGGCTCGCCAGCCTCACCGTCGGCGCGGCTCGATGCCTCACCACCGGCCGGGTACGCCAGACGATCATCGACATGGACGGCGGCGTGCTCCTCGTGATGGCCGTCGGTGACCGGGCGCAGCTCGCCGTCCTCGCCTCCCCGGGCTGCGATCTCGGCCAGACCGGCTACGAGACCGCCCTGCTGGCTCAGCGCGTCGCGGTGGCGCTGGACCCGGATGCGCGCGTACCGGGCCAGCTGTGA
- a CDS encoding TAXI family TRAP transporter solute-binding subunit, producing MNRRRLLLGAVATAALGGCGTDPSQGDAWHRGQITVGTGPTNDVFNQIGGGYADVITRHLPGYEAVAVPTNGAAENLQRLVRGDVDVAFTFADSAADAVAGLGAFANNPQPIRALARVFSSYTHLVTRAAGPIKRLADLADRRVGMGPPRSGTEVVATRILTSAGIRVKQVSGSLNQMIALMRSGDLDAMFYSAGVPTVGITALFERNSTYTLLPTASVLADLQRTYPGIYTDGSIPGSVYGLIVREIPTVTIPNLIVVAVNLPERLAYEMTRLIFDYQGELELVHPEGKNISQAVASHTLPVQLHDGAQRYYSGLG from the coding sequence GTGAACCGCCGCCGGCTGCTGCTCGGCGCGGTCGCGACCGCCGCGCTGGGCGGCTGCGGCACCGATCCGTCGCAGGGCGACGCGTGGCACCGCGGCCAGATCACGGTGGGTACCGGGCCGACCAACGACGTCTTCAACCAGATCGGCGGCGGCTACGCCGACGTCATCACCCGGCACCTGCCGGGCTATGAGGCGGTCGCGGTGCCGACGAACGGTGCCGCGGAGAACCTGCAGCGCCTGGTCCGGGGCGATGTCGACGTGGCCTTCACCTTCGCCGACAGCGCCGCCGACGCGGTCGCGGGCCTGGGCGCCTTCGCCAACAACCCGCAGCCGATCCGGGCATTGGCCAGGGTCTTCAGCAGCTACACCCACCTGGTGACCCGGGCCGCCGGGCCGATCAAGCGGCTCGCCGATCTCGCCGACCGGCGGGTCGGGATGGGACCGCCGCGCTCGGGGACGGAGGTCGTCGCGACCCGCATCCTCACCTCGGCCGGGATCCGGGTGAAGCAGGTGTCCGGCTCGCTCAACCAGATGATCGCCCTGATGCGCTCCGGCGACCTCGACGCGATGTTCTACTCGGCCGGAGTGCCGACCGTCGGCATCACCGCGCTCTTCGAGCGGAACAGCACATACACCCTGCTGCCGACCGCGTCGGTCCTGGCCGACCTGCAGCGGACCTACCCGGGCATCTACACCGACGGGTCGATCCCGGGCTCGGTCTACGGCCTGATCGTGCGGGAGATCCCGACGGTCACGATCCCCAACCTGATCGTCGTCGCGGTGAACCTGCCGGAGCGGCTGGCGTACGAGATGACTCGGTTGATCTTCGATTACCAGGGCGAACTCGAACTGGTGCACCCCGAGGGGAAGAATATTTCCCAGGCCGTCGCCTCGCATACGCTGCCCGTCCAACTGCACGACGGTGCCCAGCGGTACTACAGCGGGTTGGGCTGA
- a CDS encoding histidine phosphatase family protein, with protein sequence MSLIYLVQHGEKQPEPGDPGLTDRGRWQADCAARLLRDAGITSVFSSPLLRAAQTAERIAAVAGLGVTVDDRLRERMNWDGHRPIGEFLIDWSRSVRERDFVPAGGYSSHQAAERMRAFLTEAAPAEPIAVVTHGGITVDLLRSLLGDAAVPARLLHEGVPSAAITTIDGFSVVRIAATTHLDELPRRGAR encoded by the coding sequence ATGAGCTTGATCTACCTCGTGCAGCACGGTGAGAAGCAGCCGGAGCCCGGCGATCCGGGCCTCACCGACCGGGGTAGGTGGCAGGCCGATTGCGCCGCCCGGCTGCTGCGGGACGCCGGCATCACGAGTGTCTTCAGCAGCCCGCTGCTGCGCGCCGCCCAGACCGCCGAGCGCATCGCCGCCGTCGCCGGTCTCGGTGTCACCGTCGACGACCGGCTGCGCGAGCGGATGAACTGGGACGGCCACCGGCCGATCGGCGAGTTCCTCATCGACTGGTCCCGGTCCGTGCGCGAGCGGGACTTCGTCCCCGCCGGGGGGTACTCGTCCCATCAGGCGGCCGAGCGGATGCGCGCGTTCCTCACCGAGGCGGCGCCCGCCGAGCCGATCGCGGTCGTCACCCACGGCGGCATCACCGTCGACCTGCTCCGATCCCTGCTGGGCGATGCGGCCGTGCCCGCGCGGCTGCTGCACGAGGGCGTCCCGTCCGCGGCGATCACCACCATCGACGGCTTCTCCGTGGTGCGGATCGCCGCCACCACCCACCTCGACGAGCTGCCCCGGCGGGGCGCGCGCTGA
- a CDS encoding S8 family serine peptidase, with translation MAHPSGPTRRLLIAALAGAVATTGAVSLQLSASAGLPPLSVSDGALLVSAPSGYLGATEAIPGSYLIGLKGAASLAAAARVEAGDEARNLVGKHGGTVGTVLSAALRGFTFTGTEAQARALAADPSVQFVQQNGRVHLTDTQTNPPSWGLDRIDQRNLPLDKAYTYPTTASSVHVYVLDTGIRASHQTFGGRADVVFDNIGDGRNGVDCHGHGTHTAGTIGGSTVGVAKGVKVHAVRVLDCSGNGDDNKIAEAIDWVTAHAQKPAVANMSLGAQGTHAGMETAVRGAIAVGITFALAGGNNGESACNFTPAREPLAITVGATESNDAKASYSNYGSCLDIWAPGSNIVSAGYSSDTGTATMSGTSMASPHVAGAAALYLAANPNATPAQVRDALVNGGTPGKVTNPGSGSPNVLLYVGGTAPSPTPSTSPSVPPTSPSPSASPSTPPSPSSSPSPPPPGGVYANENDYPVGDFNNPGVSTITVSGRPGSAPASLSVKVRVVCPNRGQLSIELVGPNGYTYQLKQINFGDTAPNVDATYTVNASSSPASGQWTLRVRAFNFTATNGTIDRWSLTF, from the coding sequence ATGGCACACCCAAGCGGGCCGACCCGTCGGCTCCTGATCGCCGCGCTGGCCGGTGCGGTCGCCACCACCGGCGCCGTCAGCCTCCAGCTCTCAGCGTCGGCGGGCCTCCCACCCCTGTCCGTCTCGGACGGCGCCCTGCTCGTCTCGGCACCCTCCGGCTACCTCGGCGCGACCGAGGCGATTCCCGGCAGCTACCTCATCGGTCTCAAGGGCGCCGCGTCGCTCGCCGCCGCCGCCCGCGTGGAGGCGGGCGACGAGGCCCGCAACCTGGTCGGAAAGCATGGCGGCACCGTCGGCACCGTGCTCTCCGCGGCACTGCGCGGTTTCACCTTCACCGGCACCGAGGCGCAGGCGAGGGCACTCGCGGCGGACCCGTCGGTGCAGTTCGTGCAGCAGAACGGCCGGGTCCACCTCACCGACACCCAGACCAACCCGCCGTCGTGGGGCCTGGACCGCATCGACCAGCGCAACCTGCCGCTGGACAAGGCCTACACCTATCCGACCACGGCCTCGTCGGTGCACGTCTACGTGCTCGACACCGGCATCCGGGCCTCGCACCAGACCTTCGGCGGCCGGGCCGACGTGGTCTTCGACAACATCGGTGACGGCCGCAACGGCGTCGACTGCCACGGGCACGGCACCCACACCGCGGGCACGATCGGCGGCTCCACCGTCGGCGTCGCCAAGGGCGTGAAGGTGCACGCCGTCCGGGTCCTCGACTGCTCCGGCAACGGCGACGACAACAAGATCGCCGAGGCGATCGACTGGGTCACCGCGCACGCGCAGAAGCCCGCCGTCGCCAACATGAGCCTCGGCGCCCAGGGCACCCATGCCGGGATGGAGACGGCGGTGCGGGGCGCGATCGCGGTCGGCATCACCTTCGCCCTCGCCGGGGGCAACAACGGCGAGTCCGCCTGCAACTTCACCCCGGCCCGGGAACCGCTCGCGATCACCGTCGGCGCCACCGAGTCCAACGACGCCAAGGCGAGCTACTCCAATTACGGCAGCTGCCTGGACATCTGGGCACCGGGCTCCAACATCGTCTCGGCCGGATACAGCAGTGACACCGGCACCGCCACGATGAGCGGCACCTCGATGGCGTCGCCGCACGTCGCGGGCGCGGCAGCGCTCTACCTCGCGGCCAACCCCAATGCCACCCCCGCACAGGTACGCGACGCGCTGGTCAACGGCGGCACGCCCGGCAAGGTCACCAACCCGGGCAGCGGCTCGCCGAACGTGCTGCTCTACGTGGGCGGCACCGCTCCGTCCCCGACACCCTCCACCTCGCCCTCGGTGCCGCCGACCTCGCCGTCGCCGTCCGCCTCTCCCTCCACCCCACCGTCGCCGTCCTCCTCGCCGTCCCCGCCGCCGCCCGGTGGCGTCTACGCCAACGAGAACGACTATCCGGTCGGGGACTTCAACAACCCGGGCGTCAGCACGATCACGGTCAGCGGGCGCCCCGGCAGCGCACCGGCCTCGCTCAGCGTCAAGGTACGGGTCGTCTGCCCCAACCGGGGCCAGCTCAGCATCGAACTGGTCGGGCCCAACGGCTACACGTACCAGCTCAAGCAGATCAACTTCGGTGACACGGCGCCCAATGTGGACGCGACATACACGGTCAACGCGAGCTCGTCACCGGCCTCCGGGCAGTGGACGCTGCGGGTGCGGGCCTTCAACTTCACCGCCACCAACGGAACCATCGACCGATGGAGCCTGACCTTCTAG
- a CDS encoding helix-turn-helix transcriptional regulator produces MPSLLEPVGLAQIHSDLYLDLLSHPRSTPTDLAARQDLPVARVRKALQRLLDTGLAARLVGSRNSYVAAPPEIAVDALVLRRSKQLEQLRIDAHELALRVRSVLPPAESSELIQLVEGPEAVSHHLARMQLGAREEVLIIDSPPYLYGRPVANAEEMQALARGVSYRALYDAPGLHEAGHVDQMMECVAAGEQARTLPSIRMKMIIADRDLALLPISFSAGETGTRILVHASPLLDALVLCFESLWAQATPIGVTATTSEGVSDQDRRLLSMLASGFKDRAIARALGVTERTVGRRIQELMAQLHATTRFQAGLSAARRGWL; encoded by the coding sequence ATGCCGTCCCTGCTGGAACCGGTCGGTCTGGCGCAGATCCACAGCGACCTCTATCTCGACCTGCTCTCCCATCCCCGGAGCACCCCGACCGACCTCGCGGCGAGGCAGGACCTGCCGGTGGCCCGCGTCCGCAAGGCCCTGCAGCGCCTGCTCGACACGGGGCTCGCCGCCCGCCTCGTCGGCAGCCGCAACAGCTATGTCGCGGCGCCGCCGGAGATCGCCGTCGACGCGCTGGTGCTGCGCCGCAGCAAGCAGCTGGAGCAGCTGCGCATCGATGCGCACGAGCTGGCGCTGCGGGTGCGCTCGGTGCTCCCGCCGGCCGAGTCGTCGGAGTTGATCCAGCTCGTCGAGGGCCCCGAGGCGGTGAGCCACCATCTCGCCAGGATGCAGCTCGGTGCCCGCGAGGAGGTGCTGATCATCGACAGCCCGCCCTACCTCTACGGGCGGCCGGTGGCGAATGCGGAGGAGATGCAGGCGCTCGCCCGAGGCGTGAGCTACCGGGCGCTCTACGACGCCCCGGGACTGCACGAGGCCGGGCACGTCGACCAGATGATGGAGTGCGTCGCGGCGGGGGAGCAGGCGCGTACGCTGCCCAGCATCCGGATGAAGATGATCATCGCGGATCGCGACCTGGCGCTGCTGCCGATCAGCTTCTCCGCCGGTGAGACCGGCACCCGGATCCTGGTGCACGCCTCGCCGCTGCTCGACGCGCTGGTGCTCTGCTTCGAGTCGCTCTGGGCGCAGGCCACCCCGATCGGCGTCACCGCGACCACATCCGAAGGCGTCAGCGATCAGGACCGGCGGCTGCTCTCGATGCTGGCGAGCGGGTTCAAGGACCGGGCGATAGCCAGGGCGCTCGGCGTGACGGAGCGAACGGTGGGCCGCCGGATCCAGGAGCTGATGGCACAGCTCCACGCGACGACCCGCTTCCAGGCCGGACTGTCGGCCGCCCGCCGAGGCTGGCTCTGA
- a CDS encoding formylglycine-generating enzyme family protein, whose amino-acid sequence MTHRPCCATASGTAAPGTTPVAVINRPAAAPHQPSPAAGLISLPGGAFRMGAEDGFPADGEGPIRTVTVRPFAIAATTVTNAQFAAFVTATGYRTESERFGYSFVYEGFLSAELAESAPRVHGTPWWCAVEGATWRHPRGPGTEAAADHPVVHVTWHDATAYCGWSGTRLPTEAEWEYAARGGLDQRRYPWGDDLTPGGDAACNIWQTGLGGTAPAQSFAPNGFGLFNTAGNVWEWCADWFGADQHARSMRGGSHMCHDSYCNRYRVAARSSNTPDSSSGNIGFRVAQTQ is encoded by the coding sequence ATGACCCACCGACCCTGCTGCGCCACCGCGTCAGGGACGGCCGCACCGGGCACCACCCCGGTAGCGGTGATCAATCGGCCGGCCGCTGCGCCACATCAGCCCTCACCAGCGGCCGGCCTGATCAGCCTTCCCGGTGGCGCCTTCCGGATGGGCGCCGAGGACGGGTTCCCCGCCGACGGCGAGGGGCCGATCCGGACCGTCACGGTGCGCCCCTTCGCCATCGCGGCGACCACGGTGACGAACGCGCAGTTCGCCGCCTTCGTCACCGCGACCGGCTACCGCACCGAGTCGGAACGGTTCGGCTACTCCTTCGTCTACGAGGGCTTCCTCAGCGCGGAGCTGGCGGAGTCGGCGCCCCGCGTACACGGAACGCCCTGGTGGTGTGCGGTCGAAGGCGCGACCTGGCGGCATCCGCGCGGACCCGGCACCGAGGCCGCCGCCGACCACCCGGTCGTGCACGTGACCTGGCACGACGCGACCGCCTACTGCGGCTGGTCGGGCACGCGCCTGCCCACCGAGGCCGAGTGGGAGTACGCCGCCCGCGGCGGCCTCGACCAGCGGCGCTACCCCTGGGGCGACGACCTGACCCCCGGCGGCGACGCGGCGTGCAACATCTGGCAGACCGGGCTCGGCGGCACGGCGCCCGCACAGTCGTTCGCCCCCAACGGATTCGGCCTGTTCAACACGGCCGGAAACGTCTGGGAGTGGTGCGCGGACTGGTTCGGCGCCGACCAGCACGCCCGGTCGATGCGCGGCGGCTCGCACATGTGCCACGACTCCTACTGCAACCGTTACCGGGTGGCCGCCCGCTCGTCGAACACCCCCGACAGCTCCAGCGGCAACATCGGCTTCCGCGTCGCCCAAACCCAGTGA